One window of the Salvelinus sp. IW2-2015 unplaced genomic scaffold, ASM291031v2 Un_scaffold2508, whole genome shotgun sequence genome contains the following:
- the LOC112074130 gene encoding LON peptidase N-terminal domain and RING finger protein 2: MDVRFENHLDYFIHDNTAAAGLCPEMLSVAREAFRAGDFNLLAEIYSSQLADLRHPDRSLCLLKADALSRAGRIADALESYCTAANLDRLRPNELGSLVDCIVHTLRVKECLKECTDSDGVSEDERSLDLFSCRLCKCLLIEPTTLECGHTFCKPCIEDDGIKECELCRYKLNETSRELKPICFKVNIVLSGLLGKWFCAESEARRCWLEGDRLWNERGFINALEKYNNALEKAPSMCRLLGRRAELHMEMNSFRQALQDGDAMCRLTPLSPKAHYVKALALNKAGYNEEALQEYFYCLALKPDWTSVKLETQKLSYSTMLSEMFSVFKKDGLPMSSLRHHQTGPASQLKPASLLLGSLHSTPRRWSQTPIGRRESLSDTGAETKSSCEDSKTLASVVAALPLPPGLKRKFSDEPQGSAPPNKLPRKDESSSSQMPAACCSERREVPPQLLDSTDMDCSVCMRLFYEPVTTPCGHTFCMKCLERCLDHNPNCPLCKENITEYLATRGYHKTLLMEEVLQRYLPEELAERSKVHQEEMAELSNLTREVPIFICTMAFPTIPCPLQVFEPCYRLMIRRSMETGTKQFGMCIADDIKGFADYGCMLEVKDVKFQPDGRSVVDTVGVSRFRVLSHGHRDGYNTAKIEHLEDQKVDGEELVELQKLHDCVYEQASTWFTSLKDNMKNQIVCHFGQLPEKDCDLQGSASGPAWCWWLLAVLPLEKRAQLSILAMTTLRERLSTTRRVLSLVTRKHPPPRRPSSAAASSSSL, from the exons ATGGATGTTCGTTTTGAAAACCACTTGGATTATTTTATCCACGACAATACTGCTGCTGCGGGGTTGTGTCCAGAAATGCTGTCAGTTGCACGGGAAGCCTTCCGTGCTGGGGACTTCAACCTCCTTGCTGAGATCTACAGCTCCCAGCTGGCGGACCTCCGACACCCGGACCGGAGCCTCTGCCTCCTGAAAGCGGACGCGCTCAGCCGGGCAGGGCGCATAGCGGACGCTCTGGAATCATACTGCACCGCCGCCAATTTGGACAGGTTACGACCAAACGAACTAGGGTCTCTCGTTGACTGTATTGTGCACACTTTGCGCGTAAAAGAATGCCTTAAAGAATGCACAGACTCCGATGGTGTTTCAGAGGATGAGCGTTCGTTGGACCTGTTCTCATGTCGGCTTTGCAAGTGCTTGTTAATCGAGCCAACAACTTTGGAATGCGGCCATACATTCTGCAAACCATGCATTGAGGATGACGGTATCAAAGAATGTGAATTATGTCGTTACAAACTGAACGAAACAAGTAGAGAATTAAAACCAATCTGTTTTAAAGTGAATATAGTACTCAGTGGCCTGTTGGGTAAATGGTTTTGCGCAGAGAGTGAAGCAAGAAGATGCTGGCTTGAAGGGGATAGATTGTGGAACGAACGTGGCTTTATCAACGCTCTTGAAAAATACAACAACGCTCTTGAAAAAG CCCCTTCTATGTGTAGGCTGCTGGGCCGACGGGCAGAGCTACACATGGAGATGAACAGCTTCAGACAGGCCCTACAGGATGGAGACGCCATGTGTCGACTGACGCCCCTCTCTCCCAAG GCTCACTACGTGAAGGCCCTGGCTCTGAACAAAGCCGGTTATAATGAAGAGGCCCTGCAAGAATACTTCTACTGTCTGGCTTTGAAGCCAGACTGGACGTCAGTCAAGCTGGAAACGCAGAAGTTAAGCTACTCCACT ATGCTCAGTGAGATGTTCTCCGTGTTCAAGAAGGACGGTCTCCCCATGTCATCACTCCGCCACCACCAAACAGGCCCCGCCTCCCAGCTCAAACCGGCCTCCCTTCTCCTCGGCTCCCTCCATTCCACCCCCCGTAGATGGAGCCAAACCCCTATTGGCCGTAGAGAAAGTTTGTCTGACACTGGGGCAGAGACCAAGTCCTCATGTGAGGACTCCAAGACCCTGGCTTCTGTCGTGGCTGCCTTACCTCTCCCCCCTGGCCTAAAGAGGAAGTTCTCAGACGAGCCCCAAGGCTCTGCACCCCCCAACAAGCTCCCCAGAAAAG ATGAGTCAAGCTCATCCCAGATGCCTGCTGCTTGttgcagtgagaggagagaggtgccTCCTCAGCTCCTGGATAGCACTGACATGGACTGCTCTGTTTGTATGAG GCTGTTCTACGAGCCAGTCACCACCCCCTGTGGACACACCTTCTGCATGAAGTGTCTTGAGCGCTGTCTGGACCACAACCCCAACTGCCCCCTGTGTAAAGAGAACATTACAGAG TACCTGGCCACTAGAGGGTACCATAAGACCCTGCTGATGGAGGAGGTGCTGCAGCGCTACCTGCCTGAGGAGCTGGCTGAGAGGAGCAAGGTGCACCAGGAAGAAATGGCAGAGCTGTCAAA CTTGACCCGGGAAGTGCCCATCTTCATCTGCACCATGGCATTTCCCACAATCCCCTGCCCCCTGCAAGTCTTCGAGCCGTGTTATAGGCTGATGATCCGACGCTCTATGGAGACGGGAACCAAGCAGTTTGGAATGTGCATCGCTGACGACATCAAAGG CTTCGCAGACTACGGCTGCATGTTGGAGGTGAAAGACGTGAAGTTCCAACCAGACGGGCGCTCGGTGGTCGACACGGTCGGAGTGTCCCGCTTCAGAGTGCTGAGCCACGGCCACCGTGACGGCTACAACACAGCCAAGATAGAGCACCTGGAGGACCAGAAGGTGGATGGAGAGGAGCTCGTGGAGCTGCAGAAGCTGCATGACTGTGTGTACGAGCAGGCCAGCACCTGGTTCACCTCCCTCAAAGACAACATGAAGAACCAGATCGTCTGCCACTTTGGACAGCTGCCCGAAAAAGACTGTGACCTACAG GGGAGTGCCAGTGGTCCTGCATGGTGTTGGTGGCTGCTGGCTGTACTGCCCCTGGAGAAGAGAGCCCAGCTAAGCATCCTGGCCATGACCACCCTCCGAGAGCGCCTCAGCACCACCCGCCGGGTGCTCAGCCTCGTCACACGCAAACACCCGCCACCACGGCGACCATCTtcagcagcagcatcatcatcCTCACTGTAG